The genomic stretch AGCAGCATAAAAAATACTTTCACTTTCAGGAATGCTTTGTACTCTGCTATGGTCTGCCTCCCTGACTGCTATAACTTACTCATGTCTTGCCTACAGTGTTGTGGTTATCGACTTGATGTCAGCAAAGTTTTTCAACCATAAAGGCAAAAACAATTAAATCATTATGTGCTATACTCAGATGCTAATTATTGTTACTGCTAAGACCTTGAGGAAAAGTCAGATAGATTTCTTTTAATCACGAGGCAGCAATATTTAACCCTCAAAACAAACGAGGCTAAATTTGATTAGGAAGAAGAGGTCAAGTAAGGTCATACAGTTAGGAGGTCATTTGAATGGGATGCCTTCATTTACATGAATCCCTCCCCTTCATTTACATGAATCCCTCCTCTTCATTTACATGAATCCCTCCTCTTCATTTACATGAATCCCTCCTCTTCATTTACATGAATCCCTCCCCTTCATTTACATGAATCCCTCCCCTTCATTTACATGAATCCCTCCCCTTCATTTACATGAATCCCTCCCCTTCATTTACATGAATCCCTCCCCTTCATTTACATGAATCCCTCCTCTTCATTTACATGAATCCCTCCCCTTCATTTACATGAATCCCTCCCCTTCATTTTTATGAATCCCTCCTCTTCATTTACATGACTCATTCCTCTTCATTTACATGAATCCCTCCCCTTCATTTACATGAATCCCTCCTCTTCATTTACATGAATCCCTCCCCTTCATTTACATGAATCCCTCCCCTTCATTTACATGAATCCCTCCCCTTCATTTACATGAATCCCTCCTCTTCATTTACATGAATCCCTCCCCTTCATTTACATGAATCCCTCCCCTTCATTTACATGAATCCCTCCTCTTCATTTACATGACTCATTCCTCTTCATTTACATGAATCCCTCCTCTTCATTTACATGAATCCCTCCCCTTCATTTACATGAATCCCTCCTCTTCATTTACATGAATCCCTCCCCTTCATTTACATAAATCCCTCCCCTTCATTTACATGAATCCCTCCCCTTCATTTACATGAATCCCTCCTCTTCATTTACATGAATCCCTCCTCTTCATTTACATGAATCCCTCCTCTTCATTTACATGAATCCCTCCCCTTCATTTACATGACTCCCTCCCCTTCATTTACATGACTCCCTCCCCTTCATTTACATGAATCCCTCCTCTTCATTTACATGAATCCCTCCTCTTCATTTACATGAATCCCTCCCCTTCATTTACATGACTCCCTCCCCTTCATTTACATGAATCCCTCCCCTTCATTTACATGAATCCCTCCCCTTCATTTACATGAATCCCTCCTCTTCATTTACATGACTCCCTCCCCTTATGCCGGATAGCCAAACCCATTTGCGGGCTTCGCCACTTAAAGAGCATCGGCATGACTATGTAAATTATGAATTATGACTATGAATTATGAATGTAAATTATGAATTATGAATGTAAATTATGAATGTAGATCATTGGTGCCGTCCATCCATGAGCTGCTACTGTGGTTATCTGCTGTTGCAGTTCCAGCATCAAGCCTATATCGTCACGCTTGAATAAAACCGACTTAAAATAGTATCACTTTAAATAGGATTTTCTTTATGTAAAGCGGCCATGTAAACGACAAACAAGAACAGAGTACCAGTTATGCCTAAAATTATCATGAATGTGTTTACTTCAGACACAACTAGAcgttttgtcttgatttagcGCCTTCCAAAGTCCTTTAGGTGTAGTGGTATATGGTTATTAGCCTACTTTATAACATCTTCTCTGCTGTAGGAGTGATTAGGAGACCTGTGAGGAGTGTTCCTCTACACCAGCGTCTGGTTGGACTCTTCAAGAACACACAGGAGCCAAAACGACAACCCCGCAACCGGTCCTCCAAAATAGCACCAAACAGAAGAGACTCCAGAAGACACCTAATCCAGGCCAGGCTTGGTGTGGATGTGCAGTAAACCCCACAGCCAGAAATGCAAACAGTCTGATTGCAAATTTCACAGGTGCCTCAACCACCACGTCATTCTGTTTCTATGGGTTTCACTAGAACCGTGTAACACCTGGCAACTTAGGCCCAGCTGGTGAGAATGCTACTTTTGCTATTACAGTGATTGACATCTGTGCTAGCCAGTGAAAGTGTAGGACAGAAGACGTGATGAAATGCTTCAGACACTCATATAGGCTAGTAGGCTAGAGACCGAGACCACCAAATAGACCCTTGGGCTTGTCTGCGCAAAGTATCACATAAGACCATTGCTGTTCTGAGGTCAGTTGTGTGAAGCTTTCATGGAGGATAACGTAGTTTCACTCTCTGGTTGCTCAACCAGATCACAGAGTAGCTGAGTTCCGTCAGGTATATCACAGCGGAGACTCCACTAAACGTCCTCGCTGTGGTCTCTCAGGAATGGAGGCAAACAGGCCTTCATCTTCTCACCTTCACATCCATCTTCTCACCTTCACTTCCTGCAGTGTGCAAGCCCGTAATAGATTATGCAACCCGGAAATGAATCTTCTGCCTACCCGTTTTACGACTTCAATAATGAGTGTAATAACAATAATGATATTGTATGAGGTCAACGCACTGCCCAGAATAGTGCACACTGTGGCAGCCTGGTCCATGTACAGTGTTCTTATCTTTTGATTCCATGTAAACAAAGCACTGAACTTCCCTGTGCTCTAAAGTTACATAACCACTTCACAGAATATCCCAGCGGTGACCCAGATGCAGGCTTCTTATTGGCCacactgctttgttttattttcctGGATGCCAGAAGCAGCATTAACCAGTGAGATTCCGGCAGGACAGCTGTGTCAAGAGGCAGTATTCAGCTTCTACTGAAGATCAGTTCAACACGTGtaccatctgtctctctctctctctctctctctctctctctctctctctctctctctctctctctctctctctctctcttgccctccTCCACTTCCGATCTCGCCTCTTTTGTTTGTTGATGCTTGGCCACTCCACCTTGACTGTTTACATTATTGTCACTGTATAGCAGGAAAACCGTGTGATctgttttaaattatttatgttgCAGCTACAAAATATAGGGGACACACAACCCTGTGAGTCAGGACATGCGCAGCAGGGGATTCTGGGGGTTCTTGTGAAACTTCCTGATAACAGCTCAGTAAATGCACATACCCATGACAGATAAGAGCAAAACTTTGCCTCCCTGATCACAGCAGAGGTCAGGGAGATATTTACAACCCCTTTGTATAATCGTTATATTACAAAGTCTTTAATTCCATAAGTCAATCTAATGTGCATCACACATCAATAAGTTAAAAGCCTATTAGGCTCCATAATGTAACACATTATCCAGAATGTGAGTTCTCATAACAACTGGGGCAGTACCCACACACCAGGGCAGTACCCATACACAGGGGCAGTACCCACACACCGGGGCAGTAACCACACACTGGGGCAGTACCCACACACCAGGGCAGTACCCACACACCGGGGCAGTAACCACACACCGGGGCAGTATCCAAACACTGAGGCATTACCCACATACTGGGGCAGTACCCACACACCAGGGCAGTACCCACACACCAGGGTTCTACCCACACACCGGGGCAGTACCCACACACTGGAGCACAACCCACACATCAGGGCTCTACCCACACACCGGGGTTCTACCTACACACCGGGGCAGTACCCACACACCAGGGTTCTACCCACACATCGGGGTTCTACCCACACACTGGGGTTCTACCCACACACCAGGGTTCTACCCACAGTCCGCTTCTGTTTTTTATCTGTACAACATAAATGGCAGAGTTGCTTTTCATTTTCTTACGTACTTTCAGTGAAAATATTCTAAGTATGTTCAAGCATTTCAGCAAACTTAAATTTTCATTCAAAGTACATATTCATAATATAAGCAGAGAAACTCCAGCCACGTGACATACAAAAACTAATGCCTGAAAAATGATTACGAGACCAACACAATCACAACCTCACAGAAACTGAAATTTATATTGAGGTTAGCATATAACTGTGCactgccttcctcctcctcctcctcctcctcctcctctctctctctctctctctcttgctggaaaacaaaaaacaaaaacatatctGCATTGCCTGCTTCTTACCTTGCCATGGTGTCTGGGATGCAGCCAGGCCCTGGGAAGCCGTCCCCGCGGGCGGACAGGGTGCCCTGGGACAAACCCGGACGTGTTTTCCACGTCTCCATTAGCGCCGTAACTGGAGAAATTAGATTCAACAAGGGGTTCGTCTGGTCCCGCACATCGTGCCGTGAAAACGACATTGTTCCTTGTGCTCCAATCTGGTAATGAAATGAATGTCCTCCTGAATTAACACCGACAATAGCCGACGTGGGCGTGTTATTATTCTCTTGGTAATAGCTGCCATCGTTGGTCTCCTGTTTAATCCCCTTAGGCAGGTCATTGTTAGCAAAGACACCAGGCTCGTAATTGCCATTAAGAGAAGAAACAGGAGGTCCCAGGATTCCTGAGAGACTGTATTCATCGATATTATCCCTCAAAGACAAGTATGTGGTCTCTGTGGCCGGAAAGAGCCCGACGGGGTGCTGTGGTTCGCTGTGGTTCATGCAGGCCACATCCCTGCCAGGCTCAGTCTTAATCTGAGACGTGAAGGGTGAGTGCGGGACGTTGCTGTCTCCGCCGCCCAGACACATGCTCCGGTAATTGGTGTCTGGCTCATTCTTGATGTACTTGACCATCCCCATGGAGTCCAGGCCAATGTTGAACATCTCGCCATCCACACCCTCCACTTTGGGAAACTCGAACCCTTTGAAGTCGTGCTCATGGACCTCGGGACTGTGAACGTCATTCTGCACCAGGCCCAAGCCACTGGGGGGGCTGGACACAGAGAAGCTTCTGGACGGATTCCTGGGACTGGATGTGGCCATGGAGACCGCGGCGAGCGGGCTGGAGACGGAGGATCTCAGGTTGGCGCTGCAGGACGGGGGCGTCCTCACACTTCCCATGCTGTGGGGGCTTGACATGGGGGACTTCATCACGTTGAGGGGGCTGGTCAGGGGTGGGGAGCCCACCGCACTCGACTCCACCGGGCTGCAGGTGGCAGAGTTGGGCCGGTGACCCAGACCCAAGCCAGGACCGACCGGACCCAGGCTGGCCGGGCTGGTTATGGAAGGACAACTGGCACCGAAGTAGGTGGGACTAGTGGTGGAGGTCACCATGTTGTTTCCAGTCGGACTGGAGATGCCGTTGGTGTTTTCGGCAGGGCCGGAGAGAGCCGTAGCCAGGGCGGAGGGAGTGGGGGCGGAGCCTACCACACACTCCCCGCTGCTGCCGTTTGGCAGGTGAGACAGGCTGGGGAATGTGGGGGGCGGTTTCATGCTGGGGGTTCCCGTTGTCCCTGACTGACTGTCCTCAACTGCTCTGCTACACAGAGGGTACGGCTTCCCCGGGCTGCTCCGTCCCGCAGGGAAACCCTGTTGGCCGAAGGCGAACTCGGCCTCTCGGGCCGCGTTCATGTACAAGCCCATGGACTCCGCCACGGTTTTTGCCAGTTCTTTGGAGTCTGTTTCTGGCTTGCGGCTGTGCAGTGGGCCATTAAACATGGGGAAGCCCAGCGGCTGGTGCGGGTTGAGCCGGAGTTGTGCTGCTGCCCTCTCCACCTTCTCCCCAATGTTCTCTTTAAAGGGGGCTGGTGGGTCACTGGGCAGTCCGCCGGGGTTCACCACATCCATGGGGACGTCACTGCTCAGGAGACCTGCCTCCGCCACGGTCGCCCCACGCTGCTCCAGAGAGTCCTGGGCCCATCGGCCTTCTGTGTCTGCACCTTCGAAAAAGCTTTGGTATCTTTTGGCCGCCATGCCTGGATCATTTGATAAACCTGATATATGTGAAGAAAAAGTAATGAGTGAGAATCACATCTTTTATTAAATAATTGAAATCAGTTatacattaaattattattttttaaatacatataGCACCTCACAGCTATCTGAGGATAACAAATGCCAAATAACGTGCAAATATCATCAGTGACTGTACCAGAAGATGTGTTTTATTTAAGACTTAAGACTACACCTTAAACACCTTAAACACCTTAAACACACTAAATAAAAGTGCATGAAAGCTGATGATGTGTTACAAATTCTATTCTTCAAAATATTGTACTGCACAGTTAATGCAGATTTAAATAACATTAAATCAGTATTGGTAAGGATATATTACAGTTTCTCTTTAAAAAACTTCCAAATTGTTACCTGCATTCAGATGAAAACATGTCAAATTTAAGTCTTCACCTTGTGTTTACTTTAATCAAACATCCACTTAAACTTGCAATTTGACCAAACGTTTACATAGGACTGTATATTATTTTGCATACTTTTAGAACTACAAATAACATACAGAATGTAATATATTAAGTTGTGTCTTATAACATCGTGAAGATTGAATTGCATGCGTACCGCTAACTTTGaagcacttaaaaaaaactaaattcgcaagcgaattcacacacacacacaaacacacacacaaa from Brachyhypopomus gauderio isolate BG-103 chromosome 15, BGAUD_0.2, whole genome shotgun sequence encodes the following:
- the nr3c2 gene encoding mineralocorticoid receptor; amino-acid sequence: MAAKRYQSFFEGADTEGRWAQDSLEQRGATVAEAGLLSSDVPMDVVNPGGLPSDPPAPFKENIGEKVERAAAQLRLNPHQPLGFPMFNGPLHSRKPETDSKELAKTVAESMGLYMNAAREAEFAFGQQGFPAGRSSPGKPYPLCSRAVEDSQSGTTGTPSMKPPPTFPSLSHLPNGSSGECVVGSAPTPSALATALSGPAENTNGISSPTGNNMVTSTTSPTYFGASCPSITSPASLGPVGPGLGLGHRPNSATCSPVESSAVGSPPLTSPLNVMKSPMSSPHSMGSVRTPPSCSANLRSSVSSPLAAVSMATSSPRNPSRSFSVSSPPSGLGLVQNDVHSPEVHEHDFKGFEFPKVEGVDGEMFNIGLDSMGMVKYIKNEPDTNYRSMCLGGGDSNVPHSPFTSQIKTEPGRDVACMNHSEPQHPVGLFPATETTYLSLRDNIDEYSLSGILGPPVSSLNGNYEPGVFANNDLPKGIKQETNDGSYYQENNNTPTSAIVGVNSGGHSFHYQIGAQGTMSFSRHDVRDQTNPLLNLISPVTALMETWKTRPGLSQGTLSARGDGFPGPGCIPDTMASGTQRHSSSTAKVCLVCGDEASGCHYGVVTCGSCKVFFKRAVEGQHNYLCAGRNDCIIDKIRRKNCPACRVRKCLQAGMNLGARKSKKLGKLKTVSEDTSLQGPKDAAPYLSSEKELTSGMALVPHGAGLVPYLSPSVCSILELIEPEMVFAGYDNTQPDTTDHLLSSLNKLAGKQMIRVVKWAKVLPGFRSLPIEDQITLIQYSWMCLSSFSLSWRSYKHTNAQMLYFAPDLVFNEERMQQSAMYDLCIGMKQVSQEFVRLQLSYEEFLAMKVLLLLSTVPKDGLKNQAAFEEMRVNYIKELRRSVGKATNNSGQTWQRFFQLTKLLDAMHDLVGNLLDFCFYTFRESHALKVEFPEMLVEIISDQIPKVESGLTHIIYFHKK